One Mesorhizobium loti genomic window carries:
- a CDS encoding monooxygenase protein, translating to MIAVIFEVEPAQGKRDAYLGIAANLRPLLDGIDGFISIERFQSLVDPNRILSLSFWRDEEAVKAWRNTEEHRQAQQAGRGGIFAGYRLRIAHVVRDYGLTERDEAPTDSRAVNG from the coding sequence GTGATCGCCGTCATCTTCGAGGTCGAACCGGCACAGGGCAAACGCGATGCTTATCTCGGCATCGCCGCAAATCTGCGTCCCTTGCTCGACGGCATTGACGGCTTCATCTCGATCGAACGGTTTCAGAGCCTGGTCGACCCGAACCGCATCCTGTCGCTGTCGTTCTGGCGCGACGAGGAAGCGGTGAAGGCCTGGCGCAACACCGAAGAGCACCGGCAGGCGCAGCAGGCAGGCCGGGGCGGCATATTTGCCGGCTATCGACTGCGGATTGCGCATGTGGTGAGGGATTATGGGCTGACGGAGAGGGATGAGGCGCCGACGGATAGCCGTGCGGTGAATGGGTGA
- a CDS encoding NIPSNAP family containing protein, translating to MTITCFIRYEIDPFGKAAFEEYARNWGQAIPRCGADLIGYYAPHEGSATTAYAAYDIENLAAYEAYRARLAADPAGKANYEFAKRERFILKEDRMFLKHVSGPHAKLVLP from the coding sequence ATGACCATCACCTGCTTCATCCGCTATGAGATCGACCCGTTCGGCAAGGCCGCCTTCGAGGAGTATGCCCGCAACTGGGGGCAGGCCATTCCCCGCTGCGGCGCCGATCTGATCGGCTACTATGCCCCGCATGAAGGCTCGGCGACGACGGCCTACGCCGCCTACGACATCGAGAACCTGGCGGCCTACGAAGCCTATCGCGCCCGGCTTGCCGCCGATCCCGCCGGCAAGGCAAACTATGAGTTCGCCAAGCGAGAACGATTCATCCTCAAGGAGGACCGCATGTTCCTGAAACACGTCTCCGGGCCGCACGCCAAGCTGGTGCTGCCGTGA
- a CDS encoding transcriptional regulator, which translates to MREGPDIARIASLVGDPARANMLNALMGGTALTASELALEAGVSLPTASSHLSKLMEGGLLTLASQGRHRYYGLAGPQVAGMIEAITGVAEAVGPKRVRPGPRDGAMRVARVCYDHLAGEQAVAMLDRLVERDILLRDDREIRLGPSAASHFSAIGIDVDAKPRRPVCRACLDWSVRRSHLAGTLGAAILDKILAEKWARREKDSRAVVFSPPGKQAFERVFLS; encoded by the coding sequence ATGCGTGAAGGACCTGACATCGCCCGCATCGCCAGCCTGGTCGGCGATCCGGCCCGCGCCAACATGCTGAACGCCCTGATGGGCGGCACGGCGCTGACGGCGAGCGAACTGGCGCTGGAGGCCGGCGTGTCGCTGCCCACCGCCTCCTCGCATCTGTCGAAACTGATGGAGGGCGGCTTGCTGACCTTGGCCAGCCAGGGCCGGCACCGCTATTACGGCCTCGCGGGCCCGCAAGTGGCGGGCATGATCGAAGCCATCACCGGTGTCGCGGAGGCTGTTGGCCCCAAACGTGTGCGCCCTGGCCCGCGCGACGGCGCCATGCGCGTGGCCCGTGTCTGCTACGACCACCTTGCCGGTGAGCAGGCGGTGGCCATGCTCGACCGTCTGGTCGAGAGGGACATATTGCTCCGTGACGACAGGGAGATCAGGCTCGGTCCGTCGGCGGCCTCGCATTTTTCCGCGATCGGCATCGATGTCGATGCCAAACCGCGCCGCCCGGTCTGCCGCGCCTGCCTCGACTGGAGCGTGCGCCGCTCGCACCTCGCCGGCACGCTGGGCGCCGCCATCCTCGACAAGATACTCGCCGAGAAATGGGCGCGCCGCGAAAAGGACAGCCGCGCGGTGGTGTTTTCGCCACCGGGCAAGCAGGCGTTCGAGAGGGTGTTCTTGAGTTAG